The following are encoded together in the Lactuca sativa cultivar Salinas chromosome 1, Lsat_Salinas_v11, whole genome shotgun sequence genome:
- the LOC111916626 gene encoding protein WVD2-like 4: protein MESGNEVVLEDESGVAINEDPNVKKEEENSNTVEEPLNSTGVEVIEIIESSDIRGKNSIKVSTNDATSNNKKVVKNIPSTSSSSRNPKSNPSQNSSFPAKTPNPNSMKTAIAGHPVKPRIESKGKATLTNGTGSSRSSSLYTANRRASVGVKSTEVTAKSSGMATRRASLHSVTGLNTSRPKKSNGNEDCPPSEDSLSVKQHSKPREDDDTRSSTSSGQHRNIASGFSFRLDERAEKRRQFYSKLEEKTHAKEMEKTNLQEKSKESQEAEIKKLRKSLTFKAAPLPKFYKKPPPKVELKKMPPTRPKSPNLGRNKSAVAESSGKVNHEKEVVKPEKSTGKVKAKTSPSKAMVKPEKSNENTGKTEDEEKDPVWNEEFEAVQIPSVNPLEVEDWIEVGAEKNAAGVEELTNEDVTPGDIVIVEG, encoded by the exons ATGGAGTCTGGAAACGAAGTTGTTTTAGAGGATGAAAGCGGTGTTGCTATTAATGAAGATCCGAATGTGAAAAAAGAGGAAGAAAACTCAAATACAGTCGAGGAACCCCTTAATTCAACAGGAGTTGAAGTGATTGAAATCATTGAATCGTCTGACATTCGAGGGAAAAACTCCATTAAAGTTTCAACAAACGACGCGACTTCAAATAACAAGAAAGTAGTTAAAAACATCCCTAGTACGAGTTCTTCCTCTCGCAATCCTAAGTCAAATCCGTCTCAGAATTCATCTTTTCCTGCTaaaaccccaaaccctaattccatgaaGACTGCCATTGCTGGGCACCCTGTGAAACCACGAATTGAATCAAAAGGTAAAGCCACATTAACCAATGGAACTGGCTCATCACGATCTTCTAGTTTGTATACAGCTAATAGGAGAGCTTCTGTTGGAGTGAAGTCTACAGAAGTGACTGCAAAGAGTAGTGGTATGGCTACCCGGAGAGCCAGTTTACATTCAGTCACAGGCCTAAACACCTCAAGG CCCAAAAAATCCAATGGAAATGAAGACTGCCCTCCTTCTGAAGACTCCTT ATCAGTTAAGCAACATTCAAAACCAAGAGAAGATGATGACACTCGTTCCTCTACCTCATC AGGGCAACATAGGAACATTGCATCCGGCTTTTCTTTCAGGTTGGATGAACGTGCTGAAAAGCGAAGACAG TTCTATTCAAAGTTGGAGGAAAAGACTCATGCAAAGGAAATGGAGAAGACTAATTTGCAagaaaagtcaaag GAAAGCCAAGAAGCTGAGATCAAGAAATTAAGGAAGAGTTTGACATTTAAAGCTGCCCCACTGCCAAAGTTTTACAAAAAACCCCCTCCAAAAGTAGAACTGAAGAAG ATGCCACCCACACGTCCAAAATCTCCAAACCTGGGCAGAAACAAGAGCGCTGTGGCTGAATCATCAGGTAAAGTCAACCATGAGAAAGAGGTAGTCAAACCCGAAAAGTCAACTGGAAAAGTCAAAGCAAAAACCTCACCTTCCAAAGCGATGGTCAAACCCGAAAAGTCAAATGAAAATACTGGtaaaacagaagatgaagaaaaggaTCCAGTTTGGAATGAGGAATTTGAAGCAGTCCAAATCCCATCTGTAAATCCTCTTGAGGTTGAGGATTGGATAGAAGTTGGTGCTGAAAAGAATGCTGCAGGGGTTGAGGAATTGACCAATGAGGATGTGACACCTGGAGATATTGTCATTGTTGAAGGTTAG